From the genome of Hydrogenovibrio kuenenii DSM 12350:
CTAAACCGCTTGTATCAGAACCAATTTGCAACGTATTTGTTACACCCAAGGCTGCTGATTTTAAGTTCAACGTCACGCCAGGAATCACTCCAGCAGCATCATTAGTTGCACTATTGACGGTAAGACCATTAACAACCATCGTTGCATCTTGAGCGGGAATCGTCTGATTCATATTGGCGTTAATTAACTGTGATAATCCTAATGCATCTGTATTATTTCCATCAGTATCTCCCGTTACAGAAACGGTCATTTGGTTACTGGCACCAGTTTCTTTTGATGAAAAAACTAACTTATATCCAGTTCCTACATTTACAACACTAGCGCTTACACCAATATTGGCAGCATTTACTGCATTCTGAATGCCTGTAAGAGTATTGTTTGATGAATCAATAGTGATATTATTCGTTGTGCCAGCAACTGTAAAACTGAGCGTTCCCTGACCAATTACAGAATTTGTTGATGAAAATGCTGTTGGAGTTGCAAGGGTCTGAGCTGTCGCTAAGTTTTGCACTTCCACTTGAACACTAGAATTAGCAGGAGTCCCTGTTACTGTGGCATCAATAACACTAGGGTCTGAAGATGTAACTGATTTTTGTTGAAAACTCGTCAAAGATGTCAATGCAGAAATTTGAGAAGAAAACCCTTGTAACGCTTGCTGTAAAGTATCAAAACCACTCAACTGCGTTGTGTATTTGGTATTTTCACTATCTAAATTTGACTGCTGCGGAGCAACATATGCCTTAGCTAACGTTGTAGACATCAACTTTACGTCAAACTTGTTTGCACCGAGTGAATTTAATATTGTGGCGCCAAGATCGCTATTCGTTGTCATGATTTTTCTCCAGTCTCAATATATTAAGCCTCTAACAACTTAACCGAGCTTTAGTTTTTTTATTATAGCCCTTATGTCTATAATCGGCCAAGCTGTGTAAAACTTTAGTTGCTATAAAAAGACTCCAAGCTTTATTCCGTTCAAAAAATAGAAAACTTACAAACAAGTTCTGAGCCAACTCATAAAAAAACCCCAAAAGGGGCTTTTCTACTTCAATAAACTGAGCACATTCTGTTGGGACTGATTTGCCTGAGACAACATACTCATACCAGCTTGTTGCAAGATTTGTGTTCTTGCCAAGTTCGCACTTTCTGCCGCAAAGTCAGCATCTTGAACCTGACTTCTTGCCGCCATAATGTTTTCGTTCACGTTCTGCAAGTTCGAAACCGTATAATCTAATCGGTTTTGTACAGCACCAAATCTCGAACGAACCTTCGTTATAACACTCAATGCTTTAGTCACTTGAGACATCGTACTTAACGCTGCGGCCTGAGTAAGAATGTTCCCGGATACACCTAATGTTGAAGCATCCATACCACTTACAGAAATTTTAATCGCATTTCCTGAATTGGTTTCCCAACCAACCCACAACGAAATCGTTTTGGTTGATGCCATCAAACTTACACCGTTAAATTTGGTGGTACTGGCAATACGGTTAATTTCTAATTTAAGCTGAGACACTTCTCCGTTCATCTGGCTACGTTGAGCTGATGAATAGGTTCCGTTTGTTGACTGTACCGCTAACTCTCGAATACGCTGTAGCATATTCACTGTTTCTTCAGCTGCACCATCAATGGTTTGAACCAGAGCAATACCGTCATTAGCGTTTCGAATCGCTTGACTCGTTCCTCTGATCTGAGTAGTCATTTGAGTTGCAACCGCTTTACCAGCTGCGTCATCGGCTGTTTTATTAATACGCAAACCAGACGTCAAACGCTCCATAGAGGTATTCATCTGAGCTTGAGATTTACTTAACAAACGTACTGCATTTTCTGCAGATATATTAGTATTGATCACTAACATGGTGATTCTCCTTGCGTGTGTGTGTGTATTTTTTTATATATTTATTTGAGGCACTCTTTGTTGCCTTCAATTTAATTTATCGGCAGAAATTGAAATGCTTTAATGTTTTTTACAAAAAAAATAGATTATTTTTCAATAACTTAGAGATTAATTAAAAAATATTGAATTCAAGACCTACTTTTCAGTGGTTTTAGAAGAATGAAAAATCTTAAAACGGCAAATTCTGCCGGACATAGAAAAAGAATATATTTACGACTTGGATTAAGACGAGACCCACCAAAAAAATGTAAAAAAAAACGGCATGTCATTTCTGAGCAATGCCGTTAACACACAAGGAAAACTTCCTAG
Proteins encoded in this window:
- a CDS encoding flagellin N-terminal helical domain-containing protein, whose amino-acid sequence is MLVINTNISAENAVRLLSKSQAQMNTSMERLTSGLRINKTADDAAGKAVATQMTTQIRGTSQAIRNANDGIALVQTIDGAAEETVNMLQRIRELAVQSTNGTYSSAQRSQMNGEVSQLKLEINRIASTTKFNGVSLMASTKTISLWVGWETNSGNAIKISVSGMDASTLGVSGNILTQAAALSTMSQVTKALSVITKVRSRFGAVQNRLDYTVSNLQNVNENIMAARSQVQDADFAAESANLARTQILQQAGMSMLSQANQSQQNVLSLLK